TGACCCAGGCGCTCAAGGCGCTGGGCCAGCGCGAGGGCCGCACGCTCTTCGTCACGCTGCTGTCCGCCTTCAACGTCCTCTTGTCCCGCTACACCGGCCAGGACGACATCGTGGTGGGCACGCCCATCGCGGGCCGTCCGCGCGCGGAGGTGGAGGGGCTCATCGGCCTGTTCGTGAACATGCTGGCGCTGCGCTCGGACCTGTCCGGCAAGCCCACGTTCAAGGAGCTGCTCCACCGCGTGCACGAGTCCACGCTGGACGCGTACGCGCACCAGGACATCCCTTCGAGCGGCTGGTGGACGCGCTCAAGCCGGAGCGGCACCTCAGCCACTCGCCCATCTTCCAGGTGATGTTCGTCCTGCAGAACGCGCCCATGCCGGCCCTGGAGGCCCCGGGCGTGGTGATGGAGGCGAAGCCGGTGGACACCGGCACGACGAAGTACGACCTGTCGCTGCTGCTGGTGGACCTGCCGCAGGGCCTGCGCGTCACCGCCGAGTACAGCACCGACCTCTTCGAGCGCTCCACGGCGGAGCGGCTCCTGGGCCACTACCTGACGCTGCTCGAAGGCATCGTCGCGCGGCCGGACGTGCCCATCTCCCGCCTGCCGCTCCTGCCCGACGCCGAGCGCCAGCGCGTGATGCACGGCTGGAACGACACCGCCGTCACGCACCCGAAGGACGCGACGCTCACGTCGCTCATCGAGGCGCAGGTGGCGCGCACGCCGGACGCGGTCGCCCTGGAGTTCGAGGGCAGCCGCCTCACCTACGGCGAGCTGGACGCCCGCGCGAACCAACTGGCGCACGCGCTGCGCAAGCACGGCGTGGGTCCGGAAGTCCGCGTGGGCCTGTGCGTGGAGCGCTCGCTGGAGATGGTGGTGGGCCTGCTCGGCACACTGAAGGCGGGCGGCGCCTACGTGCCGCTGGATCCGGGCTACCCGCAGGAGCGCCTGGGCTGGATGCTGGAGGACGCGCGTCCGCCAGTGCTGCTCGTGCAGGAGCGGCTGCTGGCGCGGCTGCCGGCGTCGGACGCGAAGGTGGTGAAGCTGGACACGGGCTGGGAGGAGATTGCCCGCGAGCCCACCACCGCGCCCGCGCCCACCGCCATGCCGGACTCGCTGGCGTACATCATCTTCACGTCCGGCAGCACGGGCCGCCCCAAGGGCGCGATGAACGCGCATGGCCCGGTGGTGAACCGCCTGCTGTGGATGCAGTCCGCCTACCAGCTCACGTCCCAGGACGTGGTGCTCCAGAAGACGCCGTTCAGCTTCGACGTGTCCGTCTGGGAGTTCTTCTGGCCGCTGATGACGGGCGCGAAGCTGGTGGTCGCGAAGCCCGGCGGGCACCAGGACCCGGGCTACCTCAAGGCGCTGATTGCCTCCGCGTCCGTCACCACGCTGCACTTCGTGCCCTCCATGCTCCAGGCCTTCCTGGACGAGCCGGGTGTGTCGGAGTGCACGTCGCTCAAGCGCGTGGTGTGCAGCGGTGAAGCGCTGCCGCTGGAGCTAAAGGAACTGTGCCTGCGCACGCTGCCCGGCGCGGGGCTGCACAACCTCTACGGCCCCACCGAGGCCGCGGTGGACGTGACGTTCCATGCGTGTAGGGCGAACGACGGCCGCCGCTCCGTGCCCATTGGCCGGCCGGTGGACAACACGCAAATCCGCATCCTGGACGCGGAGCTCCAGCCGGTGCCCCAGGGCGCCGCGGGTGAGCTGTACATCGGCGGCGTGCAGGTGGGGCGCGGTTATCTGGCGCGGCCCTCGCTGACGGCCGAGCGCTTCATCCCGGATCCGTACGCGACGGTGCCGGGCGCGCGCATGTACCGCACGGGCGACGTGGCGCGGTGGCTGCCGGACGGCGAGATCGAGTACCTGGGCCGCGCGGACTTCCAGGTGAAGATCCGCGGCCTGCGCATCGAGCTGGGCGAGATTGAATCCTCGCTGGAGAAGCACCCCACGGTGCGCCAGGCGGTGGTGCTCGCGCGCGAGGACCGGCCGGGCCAGAAGCGGCTGGTGGCCTACGTCACCGGCAAGGACGGGAAGCCGGAGGGCGCCGCGCTGCGCACGTACCTGCTGGAGCGGCTGCCCGAGTACATGGTGCCGTCCAACATCGTGGTGCTGGAGCGCATGCCGCTCAGCCCCAACGGCAAGGCGGACCGCAAGGCGCTGCCCGCGCCGGAGGCCGGTGGCGCGGATCCGTCGCGGCCCTTCGTGGCGCCGGGGACGGCCATCGAGCAGCAGATCGCCCAGGCGTGGAAGGACCTGCTCCACGTGGAGCGGGTGGGCCTGGACGACCCCTTCTTCGAACTGGGTGGCAATTCGCTGCTCGCGCTCCAGTTGCACCGCCGGTTGACGGCGGAGCTCGGCGTGACGCTGGCGCTCACGGACCTCTTCCAGTACCCCACCGTGCGGGCACTGGCGGCGCGGCTGTCGCGCCGGGAGGACACGCCTTCGGAGGACGCGGCGCAGGCGGGCCGCTCCCGTGCCGAGGCGCGACGCACGGTCAACCGCCGCGCGGGGGCCTCGCGCGGTCGGGTGGAAACGGATGGAGACGCGGATGAGTGACGCAGTGGGTGGTGGCGAGGAGCGCATCGCGATCGTCGGCCTGTCGGGCCGCTTCCCGGGTGCGCAAACGCTGGAGGGCTTCTGGGAGATGCTCCGGCGCGGCGGCGACGCGCGCCGCGTGCCCACGGACGCGGAGCTGGATGACGCGGGCGTTCCCCAGGCCCTGCGCGCCCATCCGCAGTGGGTGCGCTCCAGCTACGTGCTGGAGGACGCCACGGAGTTCGACGCGGGCCTCTTCGGCTACAGCCCGCGCGAGGCGGAGCTGATGGACCCCCAGCAGCGCATCTTCATGGAGTGCGCGTGGGAGTCGCTGGACAACGCCGGCTACGACCCGGGCCGCTTCAAGGGCGCGGTGGCCGTCTACGCGAGCGTGAGCCTGAGCTCGTACCTGCTGCGCGCGCTGATGCGGCAGCCGGACCTGATGGACGCGGCCGGTTCGTTCGGCGTGATGCTGGCCAACGACAAGGACTACGTGGCCACGCGCGTGTCCCACCGGCTGGGCCTGCGCGGCCCCTCGGCGACGGTGCAGACCGCGTGCTCCAGCTCGCTGGTGGCGCTCCACCTGGCGTGCCAGAGCCTGCTGTCCGGCGAGAGCGACATGGCGCTCGCGGGCGGCTCGTCCGTGTCCTTCCCGCAGACGGCGGGCTACCTCTACCAGGAGGGGATGATCTTCTCGCCGGACGGCTACTGCCGTGCGTTCGACGCGAAGGCCAACGGCACCGTGCGCGGCGCGGGCGCGGCGGTGGTGGTGCTCAAGCGCCTGTCCGACGCGCTGAAGGACGGCGACACCATCCACGGCGTGCTGCTGGGCACGGCGGTGAACAACGACGGCGCGGGCAAGGTGGGCTTCACCGCGCCCAGCGTGGAGGGCCAGGCCGCGGTCATCGCGGAGGCGCTCGCCATCTCCGGCGTCACGCCGGACGACATCCAGTACGTGGAGGCCCACGCGACGGGCACCCCGCTGGGCGACCCGATTGAAGTGGCCGCGCTCAACCAGGCCTTCGGCGGCAAGGAGACGGGCCAGAAGCGCGTGGCGCTGGGCTCGCTCAAGGCGGCCATCGGACACCTGGACGCGGCGGCCGGCATCGCGGGCGTGGTGAAGACGGTGCTCGCCATGGAGCACGGCGAGATTCCAGCGAGCCCTCACTTCGAGAAGCCCAACCCCGTCATCGACTTCGACGCGGGTCCCTTCTTCGTGCCCTCGCAGCCCCGGCCGTGGACGTCCCCGAACGGGCCGCGCCGCGCGGGCGTGAGCGCCTTCGGCATCGGCGGCACCAACACGCACGTCATCCTGGAGGAGGCCCCGAAGGCGGCAGCCCCCGCGCCGTCCAAGCGCGCGTGGCACGTGCTGCCCCTGTCCGCCCGCACGCCCGCGGCGCTGGACGCGGCGACGGAGCAACTGGCCTCGCACCTGGACGCGAACCCCAACGTGTCCCTGTCGGACGTGGCCTACACGCTCCAGGTGGGACGTCACGCGCACGAGCACCGGCGCGCGGTGGTGGTGAAGGACGTGGCGGACGCGAAGGCGGCGCTGCGGGACGCGCGCCGATTGCTGGGCGGCTCCGGCACCAACACGCGCCGGCCGGTGGTGTTCCTCTTCTCCGGCCAGGGTTCGCAGTACGTGGACATGGGCCGGGGCCTCTATGAGCAGGAGCCCGCCTTCCGCGCGGAGGTGGACGCGTGCGCGGAGAAGCTGAAAGCCCACCTGGGCCTGGACCTGCGCACCGTGCTCTATCCGCCCGCGGACGGACGGGAGAAGGCGACGGAGCAGCTCAAGCAGACCTCGCTCACGCAGCCCGCGCTGTTCGTCATCGAGTACGCGCTCGCGAAGCTGTGGGCGTCCTGGGGCGTGACGCCGCAGGCGATGGTGGGCCACAGCATCGGTGAGTACGTGGCCGCGTGCCTGTCGGGCGTGTTCAGCCTGGACGACGCGCTGGCGCTGGTGGCCACGCGCGGCCGGCTGATGCAGTCGCTGCCCTCGGGCTCCATGCTGTCCGTGCGGATGACGCCGGAGGCGCTGGCGCCGCTGATGGACGCGCGCATCTCCGTGGCGGCCGTGAACG
The sequence above is drawn from the Corallococcus sp. NCRR genome and encodes:
- a CDS encoding phosphopantetheine-binding protein encodes the protein MPLSPNGKADRKALPAPEAGGADPSRPFVAPGTAIEQQIAQAWKDLLHVERVGLDDPFFELGGNSLLALQLHRRLTAELGVTLALTDLFQYPTVRALAARLSRREDTPSEDAAQAGRSRAEARRTVNRRAGASRGRVETDGDADE